In Streptosporangium album, the following are encoded in one genomic region:
- a CDS encoding STAS domain-containing protein translates to MNEPTLRPSGRPAGGAETLPPSWVPLQVIVQVGSDGMTVLSIRGELDIAAERPLRELVGVVISRDTPNALLDLSDVTFCDTSGLQALYLCGEDARALGGTLVLTGLPERMLWLLKISGLGCAFTPVVRASGRSGPPCRPSSDRE, encoded by the coding sequence ATGAACGAACCCACACTCAGGCCGAGTGGCCGCCCTGCCGGCGGGGCCGAAACGCTGCCGCCCTCCTGGGTGCCACTCCAGGTGATCGTGCAGGTGGGATCAGACGGTATGACCGTGCTTTCGATACGGGGCGAGCTGGACATCGCCGCAGAAAGGCCGCTCCGTGAACTGGTGGGCGTGGTCATCTCCCGCGATACACCGAATGCGCTGCTTGACCTGTCCGATGTCACTTTCTGTGATACATCAGGCTTGCAGGCGCTATACCTCTGCGGCGAGGACGCGCGAGCCCTGGGCGGCACACTGGTGCTGACCGGCCTGCCGGAGCGGATGCTGTGGCTCTTGAAGATCAGCGGCCTCGGATGTGCCTTCACACCCGTCGTCCGCGCATCCGGCCGATCCGGCCCCCCGTGCCGACCTTCGTCCGATCGTGAGTAG